The window CATCGACTACGAGAAGGGGCCCTCGGTCATCCAGCGCTTCGGCGACGTGCGCCGGCTGATCAGCCAGACGCTCGACCCGATCCTCACCGCCTACTTCCGCGACGTCGCGCAGAGCTCGAACATGCTCGACCTCCTGACCCGCCGCGAGGAGATCCAGGCGCGGGCGACGGTCGAGCTCGGCAAGCGCTTCAAGGAGTACGACATCAACTGCATCGCCGTGCTGATCGGGCGGCCGGAGTCGAAGGTCGCGGCCGGCGCGGCCGACCCGATCGAGGCGCTGTTCGACCAGCTCCGCGCGCGGCGGCTGGCCGAGGAGCAGAAGGCGACCTACGCCAAGCAGGAGGAGGCCGCGGGGAAGCTGAAGGAGCTCAACGACGCGCAGGCCGCGGCGGCGAAGCAGACCGAGCTGACCCAGACGCGGGTCGACGTCGAGATCGCCGGGAACCGCGGCGAGGCGCAGCTCGCCGAGGCGCGGCGGCTGGCGCAGCGCGACGTCGTGCGCGCCGACGGCGACGCGCGGGCCCGCGAGCTGCAGGGACGCGGCGAGGGGGCGCGCGTGGCGCAGATCGGCCTCGCCGAGGCGGCGGTCTTTCTGCAGAAGATCCGGGCCTACGGCGACCCGCGGCTCTTCGCGCTCAACCTCGTCGCCGAGCGGTTCGCGCAGAGCGCGCAGCCGATCGTGCCGGAGCGGCTCTTCGTGCTCGGCGGCGGCGCGGGCGAGCGGCCCGAAACCGGCGCGGCGGGCGGGGGGGCGAACGTGCTCAACCAACTGCTGGCGCTGCTCCTGGCGGAGAAGGCCGGATTCGCCCCCGGCGAGGCGCCGCGCGGCCTCGACGAGCTGGAGCGCTACGCCGAGGAGCTGACCCGCCGCTTCGCCCGCGGCGAGGCGCCGGCGCCGGGCGGCGACGCCCCCGCTTCGGGCGGCGCGCCGGCCGCCTGAACCGCGCCGCAGCCTCAGAGCGCTTCGTCGAGCGCGGCGAGCGCGTCGTCCCAGCGCGGCGCCGGCGGAGCGGCGGCGAGGCGCGCGAGGAGCGTCGCCTGCCGCGCGACCGACGAGCGGAGCGCCGCGGCGTCGAGCCGGCCGCTCTCGAGCGCGGCGGCGACTTCGTCCCGCGCGCGGCGCGGGGCGTCGAGCCCGCGGCAGAAGAGGGCCAGATCGCACCCCGCGGCGAGCGCGCGCGTCGCCCGCTCGCCGGGCGCGCCGAGCGCGGCGACGGCGCCCATCTCGAGGTCGTCGCTCACGATCAGGCCGGAGAAGCCGATCCGCCCGCGCAGCCATTCGCCGACGAGCCGCGCGCTGAATGTCGCCGGTCCGGCCTCCGGCCCCTCGACCGCGGGGTACGCGGCGTGCGCCGTCATGACCAGCGGCGCGCTCTTGGCGAGATCGACGTAGGGACGGAGGTGCGCGTCCCACAGCTCCTTCTCGCCGAGCGGGCTCCGCGCGAGGCCGACGTGCGTGTCGAGGTCGGTGCCGCCGAGCCCCGGGAAATGCTTGAGGCATCCCGCGACCCCCGCGTCCTCGAGTCCCGCCAGCACGGCTCCGTCGAGAGCCGCGGCCCGCCCCGGATCGAGGCCGAACGAGCGCGCGCCGATCGCGTTCGTCCCCGGCCCCTCGTCGAGGTCGGCGACCGGCGCGAAGTCGACGTTGAAGCCGACGGCGCGCAGCGCGCCGCCGACGAGCCGCCAGACGTCGCGCAGCCGCTCTTCCCCCCACGCGCCCTGCGCGCGCCCCTCGGGGAGACGGCGGAAGACCGGCGCGATCTCGGCGAGGCGGTTGACCTTCCCGCCTTCCTCGTCCACGGCGAGGAGGAACGGGCGGCCGAGGATCTCGGCCAGCGCCGAGGCGAGGTCGCGCGTCTGCGCGGCGCTCTTGAGGTTGCGCGCGAAGAGGATCGCGCCGGCGGGGGCGAGGTCGCGCAGCGCGGCCTCGTCGGCGGGGGAGACGTCGGGACCGGGAAGCGCCGCGACGATCAGGCGCCCGGGATCGAGAAGGGAGGCCATGGGGCGATTGTGTCGGCGCGGCCGCGGCCCGTCAACGCGGCGGCTATACTACGAAGCGATGAGCCTTCTCTCTCGCTCGGCGGCGGTCGCCGCCGTGGTGGCGCTGGCGGCGCTCGGCGTCGGCTGCGCCTCGTACCCGCGTTACCGCTACCAGCCCCGCCTCACCGCGGCGGGGGCCGACGTGCAGGCGGCGCTCTCGATCGCCGGCGGCAACGAGGTCTCGGACGGGAACAAGGTGGACGTGCTGGTCAACGGCGACCAGGTGTTCCCGGCGATGCTGGAGGCGATCCGCGGCGCGCGGAACAACGTCCACCTCGAGACCTACATCTTCCGCGACGGCGAGATCGGCCGGCGGTTCGTCGACGCGCTCGTCGAGCGCGCGCGGGCCGGCGTGAAGGTGCGGCTGCTGCTCGACGGCATCGGGTCGCTCGGCTTCGGCGAGGAGAACGAGGCCAGGCTGCGCGAGGCGGGGGTGCAGGTCGTCTTCTTCCGCCCGCTCAAGCTCTCCAACCTCTTCAAGCTCCATCTCCGCACCCACCGCAAGTACCTGATCGTCGACGGGCGGATCGGCTTCACCGGCGGGATCTGCATCGACGACTCGTGGATGGGGAACGCCGACCGGCCCGACCGCTGGCGCGAGACGCAGGTCCGCGTCGAGGGGCCGGTGGCGCGGCAGATGCAGTCCGGCTTCGCCCGCGCCTGGCTCGAGGCGACGGGGGAACTGCTCAGCGCGCAGGCGCTCTACCCGACGATCGACCGCGTCGGCGACCAGCGCTGCCAGATCATGGAGTCGGCGCCCGGCTTCAAGGGGAACCCGGCCCGGCTCTCGTTCCTCGTCGCCGTCGCCTCGGCGAAGCGGTCGATCGACGTCACGAACGCCTACTTCGTGCCGGACGGCGTGGCGCTCGAGGCGCTGGAGAAGGCCGCCCAGCGCGGCGTGCAGGTGCGGCTGCTCCTGCCGAGCCGCAACACCGACGTCAAGTCGGTCCGCTACGCGGGACGCAGCTACTACCGGCGGCTGCTCGAGGCGGGCGTCGGGATCTACGAGTACGAGCCGTCGCGCCTCCACGCCAAGACGATGGTCGTGGACGGCGAGTGGGCCACGGTCGGCTCGACGAACCTCGACCGCCGCTCGTTCGTCTGGAACTACGAGTCGAACCTGAACTGCTTCGACCGCCGCGTCGCCGAGGAGCTGACGCGGATCTACGAGGCCGACCTCGCCAAGTCGTCGAAGGTCGAGCTGGCGGCGTGGAAGAAGCGGCCGTTCGGGGAACGCGTGCTCGAAACGTTCTACGGGCTGTTCCGCTCGCAGTTCTGAGCGTCGTTTCCGTCCCCGAGTCGCGCCGCGCGGCGGCGTCCGTCCCGCGCCGCTCGTCCGCGAAAGACCGCAGCCGTTTCGGACGGGACGCCCCTTTTCGGGCGCGCCGCCCATCTCCTCGCGCCGGCGGCGGTCAAGTTCGCCCCACCCTGTCCGATAAGCAGCCCGCAAGGCCGCGTGGGCCGGGAAAGGAATCGTCCTTGGTCCCGGCGAACGACGCGCGGATCGGCGGGAACAGATGGCGACCTGCGCCCCGATGTTGGACGGCGGAGCGGCCGCGGCTGCGGTCGGAGCGTCCGTCCGGAGTCTCCGCGAAGCGGCGGGGAGGCTCGAAGCGCTCTTCTGCGGGGCGGGCGGCCGTCTGGCCGAACTCCACGCCCGCGCGCTCGACATCGCGTCGCGCTCGACGGCGGAGGCGGAGCGGCTCGGCGGCGACGAACTGCGCGCCGCGCGGGACGAGATGCTCGACCTTCTCGACCGCCTCGACCGCTACGCCGCGACCTCCGGCGAGCAGATCGAGCGGGCCGAACGACGGCTCGGCGAGCTGCTCGAGGCGCTGGACGCCGCCACGTCGCGCATCCCGCAGTTCGAGCGGCTGGTCCAAATGCTGCGGATCCTCGGCATCTCGACGAAGATCGAAAGCTCGCGCCTCTCCCGCAGCGACATCGGCTTCGACACCCTGTCCAAGAACGTCGAGGCGCTGGCGATGCGGATCCGCGCCAAGACCGACGATCTCGCCTCGCTCGGCGGTGGCCTCGCCGCGCGGGCGCGGGCGTCGGCGGCCCGGGCGCGCGACCTGCGGTCGGCCCGCTGCGGCCGCTTCGCCGCGGCGATCGCCGAGACCCGCGCCAGCGCCGACCTGCTCGCCTCGAGCTGCGCGCGCGGCGCGCGGGCCGCGGCGGCGGCGGCGGAGACGACGAGCCAGGTCGCCGCGGCGGTCGGCGACATCGTCACCTCGATGCAGTTCCACGACATCACGCGGCAGGAGCTCGAGCACGTGCGCGAGGCGGTCGCCGAGCTGTCGTTCGCCGACGAAGGCGCCGGGCGCGTCTGCGCGCTGCAGGCGGCGCAGCTGGGCAACTCCCGCGGCCGGCTGGCCGCCGCGGTCGCCTCGGCGCGCGAGAGCTTCGGCGGCATCGGGCGGCGGCTCACGCTCCTCGCCGGGACGACCGGCGAGCGCGACGCCGGCGCGGGCGCCGGGTCGCTCGAGCGGCTGGACCGGTCGCTCGTGCCGGTGGCCGACGAGCTGGCCGCCGACGAGGCGTCGTACGGCGCGCTGGCCGAAGTGACCGACGCGGTCGCGTCCGCGGCCGAGGACATGTCGCGCCTCGCCGCCGAGATCGAGTCGATCGGAGCGGAGGTCGGGCGGATCGCGCTCAACGCCAGCGTGAAGGCGGCCCACACCGGCGCGGAAGGGGCCGCGCTCGGCGTGCTCGCGGAGGAGATCCAGCGGCTGGCGACCGACACCCGCCGGCGCACCGGCGAGCTCGCCGCGCCGCTCCGCGGCGTGGCCGCGGCCGCCGCGGAGATCCGGCGCGACGTGAAGGGCGCGGAGAGCTCCGGCGCGCACGGGTCGGGGAAGGGGCTCGGCGACGAGATGCGCCGCCTGGCCGCGAACCTCTCCGCCTTCGCCGGGCGCGGCGCCGCCGCCGGGATCGAGCGGGACGCCCGTTCCCTCGCCTCGGAGCTGGACGCCGTCGCCGCCGGCTTCGCCGGCCACGCCGCGGTGGACGGCGAGCTCGCGGACGTGGAGCGGGCGCTGCGCGGCGCGGCCGAGGCCTGCGGCGCCTCGGAGCTCGACGCGGACGATCTCGCGCACTTGGCGGCCCGGTACACGACCGGCGCCGAGCGGCGCGTGCACGAAGAACTGATCGGCGGCGTCGCGGGCGCTCCCGGCGAGGCCGCGGGCGAATTCGGCGACAACGTCGAGCTGTTCTAGGAGGACGCGATGGAAGCGACGTGGGCGATCGACGACGGCGTGGGGACGCTCGCGCTCGGCGGCGCGCTGACGATCGAGTCGGCGGCGGAACTGAAGGCCGCCCTGCTTCGCGCGTTGGACGAGGCGCCGGTCGTGGCGCTGCGCTTCGAGGACGACGCGCGGCCGGACGTCTCCTGCGTGCAGCTGCTCTGCGCCGCGCACCGCTCGGCGATGCGGCGCGGAACGACCTTCGCGCTCCGCGGACCGCTGCCCGCGACGCTCGCCGCGGTCGTGGGCGAGTTCGCGCCCTGCGTTCCGGGCGCCGCGGCCGGCGCGGTCTGCCTGTGGGAAGGAAGGGGGGACGGATGTCAAAAGAGATCCTGATCGTCGACGACTCGACGAGCATGCGGCAGATGGTCGCGTTCACCCTGCGGGGCGCCGGCTACGCCGTGCTCGAGGCGGCGGACGGGCGCGAGGCGCTCGACCGCTTCTCGGCCTCGCCCGAGGTGGGGCTGGTCGTCACCGACCTCAACATGCCGAACCTCGACGGGATCGGGCTGATCAAGGCGCTGCGGGCGCAGCCGCGCGGGCGCTTCCTGCCGATCCTGATGCTGACCACCGAATCCCAGGACGCGCGGAAGCAGGAGGGGAAGGCCGCCGGCGCGACGGGATGGATCGTCAAGCCGTTCCGCCCCGAACAGCTGGTGGCGGTCGTGCAGAAGGTGCTCAAGTGATCGACCAGCATCGCGCGGCGTTCGTGGAGGAGGCGACCGAGCTGCTCGGGGAGCTCGAGACGACCCTCCTGACGCTCGAGGAGAACCCTCGGGACCGCGAGATCATCGACCGCGTCTTCCGCGCCCTGCACACGATCAAGGGCTCCGGGGCGATGTTCGGCTTCGACGCCGTCGCCGCCTTCACCCACGAGCTGGAGACCGCGTTCGACCGCGTGCGCCGCGGCGAGCTCGAGGTCTCGACCGCGCTGATCGAGCTGACGCTCGCCGCGCGCGACCACATCCGCGACCTGCTCGACGTCGAGGGGACGCCGGACGAAGTGCAGCGGGTCCGCGGCGCCGCGGTCGTCGAGGCGCTGCTCGCGCTCTGCCCGCGCCGGGACGCGCCGGCCGCCGCGGCGGAGGCGCCCCGCGCCCCGTCGTCGTCGGCCGCCGCGGCCGGCGCGGAAACGACGTACCGGATCCGCTTCAAGCCGCCGGCCGACATCTTCCTGCGCGGCGGCGACCCCTCGGCGCTGATGGCCGAGCTGGCCGGCCTCGGCGCGCTGCGCTTCGCGCTGCGGACCGACGATCTCCCGCCGCTCGAGGAACTCGACCCCGAACAGTGCCGCTGCTCCTGGGAGGCGGTCCTGACGACGAGCCGGCCGCTCGACGACGTGCGGAACGTCTTCGTCTTCTTCGAGGACGACGCCGAGCTGCGGATCGACGTCGTCGACGTGGACGCCGACGAAGGGGCGCCGCCGAAGCGGCTGGGCGAGATCCTCGTCGAACGCGGCGACGTCTCCGAGGACGCGGTGCGGGCCGCGCTGGCGACGCAGCGGCGGATCGGCGACGTCCTGATCGAGCAGGGGCTCGTGTCGCCGGCCAAGGTCCACGCCGCGGCGGTCGAGCAGAAGGCGGTGCAGGACGCGCGGACGAAGCGCCAGACGGCCGAGGCGGCGTCGAGCGTGCGGGTCGCCGCGGAGCGGCTCGACCAACTCGTCAACCTCGTCGGGGAGCTGGTCACCGTGCAGGCGCGCTTCTCGGCGACCGCGCTGCGGCGCGGCGACCAGGAGCTCGCCGCGCTGGCCGAGGAGGTCGAGCGGCTGACCTGGGAGCTGCGCGACACGGCGATGAACATGCGGATGCTGCCGATGGGGGCGACGTTCGCCAAGTTCCGCCGCCTCGTGCGCGACCTGGCCCGCGACCTCGGCAAGGAAGTGGAGCTGGAGACCGAAGGGGCGGAGACCGAGCTCGACAAGACGGTCATCGACCGCCTCGGCGAGCCGCTGGTCCACCTCGTGCGCAACGCCGTGGACCACGGCATCGAGGCGCCGGAGGCGCGCGCGGAGCGGGGCAAGCCCCGCGCCGGCACGGTGCGGCTCTCCGCGGCGCACATGGGGGCGAGCGTCGTCGTCGAAGTGCGCGACGACGGCGCCGGCCTCGACGCGGAGGCGATCCGCGCCAAGGCGGTCGAGCGGGGGCTGCTCCCGCCGGGCGCCGAGCCGTCGGAGCAGGACCTCTTCGCGCTGATCTTCCATCCGGGGTTCTCGACGGCGAAGCAGGTGTCGAGCGTCTCCGGGCGCGGCGTCGGGATGGACGTCGTGAAGCAGGCGATCGACGCGCTGCACGGGCAGATCGAGGTCCGCTCGCGGCGCGGCGAGGGCACCACCGTCGCGGTCAAGCTGCCGCTGACGTTGGCGATCATCGACGGCCTTCTCGTCGGCGTCGGCGGCGAGCGCTACGTCCTGCCGCTCTCCGTCGTGCAGGAGTGCGTGGAGCTGACGCGCGCCGACGCGGAGGCGATGCACGGCCGGCGCGTGGCTTCGGTCCGCGGGCGGCTCGTGCCGTACGTGCGGCTGCGCGAGATGTTCGACGAACCGGGCGAGCGGCCGGCGATCGAGCAGATCGTGATCGTGTCGGCGGAAGGACGCGAGATCGGACTGGTCGTGGACCACATCGTGGGCGAGCACCAGACGGTCATCAAGTCGTTGGGACGGGTCTACAAGGACATCGTGGAACTTTCGGGCTCGACGATCCTCGGAGACGGCAGCGTCGCGCTGATTCTGGACGTGCCGAAGATCGTCGAGAGGGCCGAGAACGAGGAGCGCGCGCTCACGGCGTGAGGCCGTCGCGCGGAGGAGAGGCTGCGCAGGAGAGCCCAGGACGGCGGGAGCCGTCGCTGCGTCGCCGGGCCCGGGGCGGTTGGACCGGGCAAGGCCATGGGCCGGCCGGACGCCAAGTCCGGGGGAGAGCGCCATGTTGGACAACGTGAAGATCGGCAGGAAGCTCGTCGGCGGGTTCGCCGCCGTCGCCGCCGTCGCCGCCCTCGTCGGCGGGATCGGCGTCGTGACCATCACGCGCACGGACAAGGCGCAGGCCGAGCTGCTGGACCGCGTCCAGGCGGTCAACGGCGGGCTGGACGCGGCGAACGCCTCCTACGACGCGCTGCGCACCGCCGCGCGGCGCTACGCCGGCGCGAAGACGGCGGGCGAGCGGGACGGCATGCGGGCCCAGTTCGCCGCCGCCGGCGAGAACTTCGACGCCGCGCTGCGCGGGCTGGACAAGGCCGAGGCGGACGCGACGTCGCGCCGCGCGCTCGAGGGGGTCCGCGACGCCTGCGTCGCCT is drawn from bacterium and contains these coding sequences:
- a CDS encoding response regulator, with the protein product MSKEILIVDDSTSMRQMVAFTLRGAGYAVLEAADGREALDRFSASPEVGLVVTDLNMPNLDGIGLIKALRAQPRGRFLPILMLTTESQDARKQEGKAAGATGWIVKPFRPEQLVAVVQKVLK
- a CDS encoding beta-N-acetylhexosaminidase, encoding MASLLDPGRLIVAALPGPDVSPADEAALRDLAPAGAILFARNLKSAAQTRDLASALAEILGRPFLLAVDEEGGKVNRLAEIAPVFRRLPEGRAQGAWGEERLRDVWRLVGGALRAVGFNVDFAPVADLDEGPGTNAIGARSFGLDPGRAAALDGAVLAGLEDAGVAGCLKHFPGLGGTDLDTHVGLARSPLGEKELWDAHLRPYVDLAKSAPLVMTAHAAYPAVEGPEAGPATFSARLVGEWLRGRIGFSGLIVSDDLEMGAVAALGAPGERATRALAAGCDLALFCRGLDAPRRARDEVAAALESGRLDAAALRSSVARQATLLARLAAAPPAPRWDDALAALDEAL
- a CDS encoding chemotaxis protein CheA, translating into MIDQHRAAFVEEATELLGELETTLLTLEENPRDREIIDRVFRALHTIKGSGAMFGFDAVAAFTHELETAFDRVRRGELEVSTALIELTLAARDHIRDLLDVEGTPDEVQRVRGAAVVEALLALCPRRDAPAAAAEAPRAPSSSAAAAGAETTYRIRFKPPADIFLRGGDPSALMAELAGLGALRFALRTDDLPPLEELDPEQCRCSWEAVLTTSRPLDDVRNVFVFFEDDAELRIDVVDVDADEGAPPKRLGEILVERGDVSEDAVRAALATQRRIGDVLIEQGLVSPAKVHAAAVEQKAVQDARTKRQTAEAASSVRVAAERLDQLVNLVGELVTVQARFSATALRRGDQELAALAEEVERLTWELRDTAMNMRMLPMGATFAKFRRLVRDLARDLGKEVELETEGAETELDKTVIDRLGEPLVHLVRNAVDHGIEAPEARAERGKPRAGTVRLSAAHMGASVVVEVRDDGAGLDAEAIRAKAVERGLLPPGAEPSEQDLFALIFHPGFSTAKQVSSVSGRGVGMDVVKQAIDALHGQIEVRSRRGEGTTVAVKLPLTLAIIDGLLVGVGGERYVLPLSVVQECVELTRADAEAMHGRRVASVRGRLVPYVRLREMFDEPGERPAIEQIVIVSAEGREIGLVVDHIVGEHQTVIKSLGRVYKDIVELSGSTILGDGSVALILDVPKIVERAENEERALTA
- the cls gene encoding cardiolipin synthase — encoded protein: MSLLSRSAAVAAVVALAALGVGCASYPRYRYQPRLTAAGADVQAALSIAGGNEVSDGNKVDVLVNGDQVFPAMLEAIRGARNNVHLETYIFRDGEIGRRFVDALVERARAGVKVRLLLDGIGSLGFGEENEARLREAGVQVVFFRPLKLSNLFKLHLRTHRKYLIVDGRIGFTGGICIDDSWMGNADRPDRWRETQVRVEGPVARQMQSGFARAWLEATGELLSAQALYPTIDRVGDQRCQIMESAPGFKGNPARLSFLVAVASAKRSIDVTNAYFVPDGVALEALEKAAQRGVQVRLLLPSRNTDVKSVRYAGRSYYRRLLEAGVGIYEYEPSRLHAKTMVVDGEWATVGSTNLDRRSFVWNYESNLNCFDRRVAEELTRIYEADLAKSSKVELAAWKKRPFGERVLETFYGLFRSQF
- a CDS encoding STAS domain-containing protein → MEATWAIDDGVGTLALGGALTIESAAELKAALLRALDEAPVVALRFEDDARPDVSCVQLLCAAHRSAMRRGTTFALRGPLPATLAAVVGEFAPCVPGAAAGAVCLWEGRGDGCQKRS